The following coding sequences are from one Cydia splendana chromosome 15, ilCydSple1.2, whole genome shotgun sequence window:
- the LOC134797242 gene encoding uncharacterized protein LOC134797242, whose protein sequence is MPKYYRFRATTPTRKARQIKEKDIKREVQKPEYPYNLPEDILTGLTSLTLVCAAPSWYLRRTAWRESPTIAGPLRQLSSVAGRAVFIVKPSW, encoded by the exons atgccGAAATATTACAGGTTCAGGGCCACAACGCCTACGCGTAAGGCTAGGCAAATTAAGGAGAAAGATATTAAGAGGGAAGTACAAAA ACCCGAGTATCCATACAATCTGCCTGAAGACATCCTGACCGGCCTGACCAGCCTGACGCTGGTGTGCGCGGCGCCATCTTGGTATCTGCGCCGCACCGCGTGGCGTGAGAGCCCCACGATCGCAGGCCCGCTGCGACAGCTCTCGTCTGTCGCTGGACGCGCCGTCTTCATCGTCAAGCCGTCGTGGTGA
- the LOC134797356 gene encoding beta-1,4-N-acetylgalactosaminyltransferase bre-4-like produces MPPIGRILVLLCLAATIMNTFYGFGNNLYDAAQSDEANDNEFTLTVSPETYKSTEYVNNTDWTVINSIETIYYDSEYSDIDLDVVAKKYPEVRKGGWYIPSNVTTWHKVAIIVPYRDRQKHLAIFIKYMHSFLLKQQIEYVIFIIEQAGTRLFNRGHLMNVGFLESQKMGSWECFVFHDVDLLPVDRRNLYQCSKQPRHLAAAVDTFNFELPYNNLFGGVTALTLEQFQKVNGFSNRYWGWGGEDDDMFHRLWMMGYRITRYNMSVARYIMLGHSKPLRNPRREHILRGTKKIVKEDGISSPAYVVIKRNFHQLYTHIIADIGRSPRYRQLLNIIEKY; encoded by the exons ATGCCTCCTATCGGTCGAATTCTAGTATTACTGTGTCTCGCTGCCACTATTATGAACACATTCTATGGCTTTGGCAATAACTTATATGATGCTGCTCAATCCGACGAGGCCAATGATAACGAGTTCACCCTTACAGTTTCTCCGGAAACATATAAATCAACTGAATACGTGAACAACACCGATTGGACTGTCATTAACTCAATTG AAACAATATATTATGATTCAGAGTATTCAGACATAGACCTAGATGTGGTGGCGAAAAAATATCCCGAGGTACGTAAGGGCGGTTGGTACATCCCGTCCAATGTTACCACGTGGCACAAAGTTGCTATCATAGTGCCATACAG GGATCGCCAAAAGCATCTGGCGATATTCATAAAGTATATGCATTCGTTTCTTTTGAAGCAACAAATAgaatatgtaatttttattatcgAACAAGCAG GAACGCGTCTCTTCAATCGCGGCCACCTCATGAACGTAGGATTCTTAGAGAGCCAGAAGATGGGCAGCTGGGAGTGCTTCGTCTTCCACGATGTGGACTTGCTGCCGGTCGACCGGCGGAACCTGTACCAGTGCAGCAAGCAGCCTCGACACTTGGCTGCTGCCGTGGATACGTTCAATTTCGA GCTAccatataataatttatttggcGGTGTGACAGCTTTAACGTTGGAGCAGTTCCAGAAAGTCAACGGCTTCTCCAACCGATACTGGGGCTGGGGTGGCGAAGACGACGATATGTTTCACAG GTTATGGATGATGGGTTACCGTATCACACGTTACAATATGTCCGTAGCTCGGTATATTATGCTCGGCCACTCGAAACCACTGCGCAACCCAAGAAG AGAGCACATCTTACGAGGAACGAAAAAAATTGTCAAGGAAGACGGAATATCGTCACCAGCATACGTGGTTATAAAGAGAAACTTTCACCAGCTGTACACGCATATCATTGCGGACATCGGCCGGTCGCCCAGATACCGTCAGCTGTTGAACATAATCGAGaaatattaa
- the LOC134797357 gene encoding beta-1,4-N-acetylgalactosaminyltransferase bre-4-like, translating to MPPIVRILILLCLAATIMNIFHGFVNNLYAATSYKAYDNEFTLAVFPETYESTEYLKNTAWTLITGSTITSSGESATATSSAYLQNASDIDPSDEDSIYYYSAYSDIDLDVVAKRYPEVRKGGWYIPSNVTKWHKVAIIVPYRDRQKHMGIFIKYMHSFLMKQQIEYGIFIIEQAGTRSFNRGHLMNVGFLESQKMGSWECFVFHDVDLLPVDARNLYQCSKQPRHLAAAVDTLNFDLPYRESFGGVTAITLEQFKKVNGFSNRYWGWGGEDDDMFHRLWMMGYRITRYNMSVARYIMLGHSKALYNPKRMQILSGVKRKMKKDGLSSVDYVVIKKNLHQLYTHIIADLNENLDSLELPYLANMLFGDKL from the exons ATGCCTCCTATCGTTCGAATTCTGATATTGCTGTGTCTCGCTGCCACTATCATGAACATATTTCATGGTTTTGTCAATAACTTATATGCTGCTACTTCCTATAAGGCTTATGATAACGAGTTTACCCTGGCAGTTTTTCCGGAAACATATGAATCAactgaatatttaaaaaacaccgcTTGGACTCTCATTACAGGCAGCACTATTACTTCTAGCGGGGAAAGTGCCACCGCAACGTCTAGCGCGTATTTACAGAATGCTTCCGATATAGATCCTTCAGATGAAG AttctatatattattattcagCGTATTCAGACATAGACCTAGATGTGGTGGCGAAAAGATATCCCGAGGTGCGTAAGGGCGGTTGGTACATCCCGTCCAATGTTACCAAGTGGCACAAAGTTGCTATCATAGTGCCATACAG GGATCGCCAAAAGCATATGGGCATATTCATAAAGTACATGCATTCGTTTCTTATGAAGCAACAAATAGAATATGGAATTTTTATTATTGAACAAGCAG GAACGCGTTCGTTCAACCGCGGCCACCTCATGAACGTAGGATTCTTAGAGAGCCAAAAGATGGGCAGCTGGGAGTGCTTCGTCTTCCACGATGTGGACTTGCTGCCGGTCGACGCGCGGAACCTGTACCAGTGCAGCAAGCAGCCTCGACACTTGGCTGCTGCCGTGGATACGTTAAATTTCGA CCTACCGTATCGTGAGTCATTTGGCGGTGTGACAGCTATAACGTTGGAGCAATTCAAGAAAGTCAACGGCTTCTCCAACCGATACTGGGGCTGGGGCGGCGAAGACGACGATATGTTCCACAG GTTATGGATGATGGGTTACCGTATCACACGTTACAATATGTCCGTAGCTCGGTATATTATGCTCGGCCACTCGAAAGCACTGTATAACCCAAAAAG AATGCAAATCTTGTCAGGAGTGAAAAGAAAAATGAAGAAAGACGGATTATCGTCAGTAGATTACGTGGTTATTAAGAAAAACCTTCACCAGCTGTACACGCACATCATTGCGGACCTCAATGAGAATTTGGACAGTCTTGAACTACCATATCTCGCAAACATGCTGTTTGGTGATAAATTGTGA
- the LOC134797243 gene encoding bombyxin A-3 homolog, whose translation MQAILLLVILSVVGQSMQEEGQKLCGRNLAITLAALCRAQREKQVGYMTSLKRSRYNSIVPSYAAYWLEPASALRLGRGKRDGIVEECCNKACSVDELVAYCPPQ comes from the exons ATGCAGGCTATTCTGCTGCTAGTGATTTTAAGCGTAGTGGGCCAGTCAATGCAGGAGGAGGGTCAGAAGTTATGCGGTCGGAACCTGGCGATCACACTCGCTGCGTTGTGCAGGGCCcaaag GGAAAAGCAGGTAGGCTACATGACGTCACTCAAAAGGTCTCGCTACAACTCCATCGTACCGTCCTACGCGGCTTACTGGCTGGAGCCGGCAAGTGCGCTCCGGCTCGGACGCGGCAAGAGAGATGGCATCGTCGAGGAATGTTGCAACAAGGCTTGTTCCGTGGACGAGCTAGTTGCGTATTGTCCCCCACAGTGA